One region of Cytobacillus sp. FSL H8-0458 genomic DNA includes:
- a CDS encoding MBL fold metallo-hydrolase: MSLQFSVLASGSTGNAIFVETEEHSFLVDAGLSGKQMEGLFQHIGRDIGKLSGILVTHEHSDHIKGVGILARKYNLPIYANEKTWLAMDGLIGQVPVDQKFHFDMEAVKTFGSLDIQSFGVSHDAADPMFYVFHHNGKKLVLITDTGYVSDRMKGLISNAEAYVFESNHDVQMLRMGRYPWNIKRRILSDVGHVSNEDAALAMSEVAGDRTKSFYLAHLSQDNNIKDLARMSVAQTLESRGIIVGEQFDLFDTDPKVPTILTAV, translated from the coding sequence TGGGAATGCAATCTTTGTCGAGACGGAGGAACATTCTTTTCTGGTGGATGCCGGTTTAAGCGGGAAGCAAATGGAAGGATTATTTCAGCATATTGGCCGGGACATCGGCAAGCTTTCAGGCATACTGGTGACCCATGAGCATAGCGACCATATCAAAGGTGTCGGGATTCTTGCCCGCAAGTATAACCTCCCGATCTATGCCAATGAAAAAACATGGCTGGCCATGGACGGACTGATTGGGCAAGTCCCGGTTGACCAGAAGTTTCATTTTGATATGGAAGCCGTGAAAACATTCGGATCCCTGGATATTCAATCCTTCGGGGTGTCCCATGATGCAGCAGACCCGATGTTTTATGTGTTCCATCATAACGGGAAAAAGCTTGTCCTGATTACCGATACAGGCTACGTCAGCGACCGTATGAAAGGCCTGATTTCCAATGCAGAGGCTTACGTCTTTGAAAGCAATCATGATGTCCAGATGCTTCGCATGGGCCGCTACCCGTGGAATATTAAAAGAAGAATCCTAAGCGATGTCGGCCATGTATCCAATGAGGATGCGGCGCTGGCGATGAGTGAAGTGGCCGGCGACCGGACGAAGAGCTTTTATCTTGCCCATTTAAGCCAGGATAACAATATTAAGGATCTGGCGAGAATGTCTGTAGCCCAGACACTGGAAAGCCGCGGAATCATTGTCGGTGAACAATTCGACCTTTTTGATACCGATCCAAAGGTGCCGACAATTTTAACAGCCGTTTAA